A DNA window from Cydia splendana chromosome 24, ilCydSple1.2, whole genome shotgun sequence contains the following coding sequences:
- the LOC134802309 gene encoding uncharacterized protein LOC134802309 isoform X3 yields MRQESLANGDNMEDSVDDDVQVLSGSLEPDVNLELEKLKLEHLKLQEAQVLCKHRMLLLKQAEKKSSTSSRQLLPDGRIVVRTIDKSEVNDADGSFGAGAGDASSPELCSCEQKCWDSDGVASTASTCVLCSDDTRKKNSPDKSDSKCTQKTDSHVGSKATFSKHSKVTDGTSKNRRCKKSKSSCDTVKYADFYSDSEDEADETYRLIQLRNTDYADIIEDQLKIVIALAGYPKSKMRLRNLELFQRSIAEVMDMQIKAGLLKTVPYFLDYYLNRGALVCICRDIDTRNWIIRVSPGLQERMASNLILLKSKIKRLCLAYLKIPRSTWPTTAQDTFKLLQYFNPTLKTDAWRIYSQKRLDDVEYTSFLIDRVSGEIIRGATFKNVIDYAQMEFELTGYTEIYYECLMSDMKEDLHSVSSRVKLLNELRGEDTPRNISDCSLRKPLSGEDAQNDDVKKQDENENATEIYFVEFPDKEDGNKVNITELKNNDYDVLNNKLKDVNYRNEKSEMIIWSEEINNNSKDVANEDKQMPASESIDAESEKTESIAESTENLIRSNSNVNIDSNRGIAYHRRTNYLHVETELKIAITLDGYPQNKLEGTHIRRLKQLFKEYLHRDMKQQRFANLIIPKFQDIYLSNGAVIYICDSLETKDYLTEVLPKFVNSTGWKLIFRDIKTLVRYTRVVLRLPKALASVESAEIISKLQEKYPGLKPDCWKYYSDVAGKQKRQFGVDPVSLEIIKSPDFDPEYDGEKLSFRIIDRQKRDSCFEENQDYEDENENKEVKEKILKLLYVPVEADMSNSPLTRIRTNHYSDVVADDLKLYVGPTIYPESRVDEYVFHAIKKTLESIVYKSFVDGDINEISMPKFHDMYLFDGVIFVICVNMASRCWIDEALTIANSKLQINLKSTEYRGAVGIVSMVVKTYLDTEEVISILQSNNPRLRTKYWRIISTVRAKAKLDVVLQIDKLSAQVIRSTDFNSFVGDNAVQFQLGHLQSLLKPLSGMEKLSKKQEKKLMKANTTKREVEVKISTEFTFEELKTELKRKFPDLRIDDSLGLKDSKNLIEHISMNHSENASDLDPKIVERDCLKLSPVEIDEVCKMVVKIPAEILPKEREDLNLIFDLLEDQNPGLNTELWTVTNDFGNYEKGKFILSIDKQSASVIRSNQFSPMVVGHKLKFLL; encoded by the coding sequence AGCTCACCCGAACTGTGCAGTTGCGAGCAGAAGTGCTGGGACTCCGACGGCGTCGCCTCCACCGCCTCCACTTGCGTACTCTGCTCCGATGATACCAGAAAAAAGAACTCGCCAGATAAGTCTGATAGCAAATGTACTCAGAAAACAGATAGTCATGTAGGCAGTAAGGCCACGTTCAGTAAGCATAGCAAAGTCACTGATGGTACTAGTAAGAACCGTAGATGTAAAAAGTCTAAAAGTAGCTGCGATACTGTTAAATACGCTGATTTCTACAGCGATAGCGAGGATGAAGCGGACGAGACGTATAGGCTCATACAGTTGAGGAACACCGATTATGCAGATATTATAGAAGACCAGTTGAAAATTGTCATAGCGCTCGCCGGCTATCCCAAGTCAAAAATGCGTCTCAGGAATTTGGAACTCTTTCAACGATCCATCGCCGAGGTTATGGATATGCAAATCAAGGCCGGTCTTTTAAAAACCGTACCTTACTTCCTAGATTACTATTTGAACAGGGGCGCTCTTGTCTGCATTTGTAGGGACATTGATACTAGGAACTGGATAATCAGGGTTTCACCAGGCCTGCAAGAACGCATGGCTTCCAACCTTATTCTGCTCAAGTCTAAGATCAAGAGGTTATGCCTAGCTTACCTGAAGATACCTCGCTCAACCTGGCCGACGACTGCCCAGGACACGTTCAAACTGTTACAGTATTTCAATCCTACATTGAAAACTGATGCGTGGAGAATTTACTCGCAAAAGAGGCTTGATGATGTTGAATACACTTCGTTTCTGATAGACAGGGTTTCTGGTGAAATTATTCGAGGCGCCACCTTTAAAAATGTTATAGATTATGCGCAAATGGAGTTTGAACTGACCGGGTACACCGAAATTTACTATGAATGTCTAATGTCCGATATGAAAGAAGATCTGCACAGCGTTTCGTCGAGAGTGAAGCTCTTGAACGAACTTAGAGGGGAAGATACACCCAGAAATATTTCTGACTGCAGTTTAAGAAAACCTCTGTCTGGTGAAGACGCACAAAATGACGATGTAAAGAAACAAGACGAGAATGAGAAcgcaacagaaatatattttGTAGAATTTCCCGATAAAGAAGATGGTAATAAAGTGAACATCACTGAATTGAAAAATAATGATTACGAtgtattgaataataaacttaagGACGTTAATTACAGAAACGAAAAGAGTGAAATGATCATTTGGTCGGAGGAAATTAACAATAACAGTAAAGATGTTGCCAATGAGGACAAGCAAATGCCCGCTTCAGAATCTATAGATGCAGAATCTGAAAAGACTGAATCTATTGCTGAAAGCACCGAGAACCTAATCAGGAGCAACAGCAATGTAAACATAGATAGTAACCGGGGTATCGCTTACCACAGAAGAACGAACTACCTTCATGTGGAAACAGAATTGAAAATCGCAATCACTCTCGACGGTTACCCACAGAACAAACTCGAAGGCACGCATATCAGGAGGCTGAAGCAACTCTTCAAAGAGTATTTACACAGAGATATGAAACAACAGCGTTTCGCTAATCTAATCATCCCAAAATTCCAAGACATTTACCTGTCTAACGGCGCTGTGATATACATTTGTGATAGTTTAGAGACCAAGGATTACTTGACAGAGGTATTACCAAAATTCGTCAATTCTACCGGCTGGAAGCTAATATTTAGAGACATTAAAACACTAGTTAGATACACGAGAGTCGTTCTGCGACTGCCAAAAGCACTTGCCAGTGTAGAATCTGCTGAAATAATATCAAAGCTTCAAGAGAAATACCCTGGTTTGAAACCGGATTGCTGGAAGTATTATTCTGATGTAGCTGGCAAACAGAAGCGGCAGTTCGGCGTCGATCCCGTGTCTCTAGAAATAATCAAAAGCCCGGATTTTGATCCGGAATATGACGGCGAGAAACTTAGCTTCAGGATAATCGATAGGCAGAAACGCGACTCTTGCTTCGAAGAGAACCAGGATTACGAAGATGAAAACGAGAATAAGGAGGTGAAAGAGAAAATTTTGAAACTATTGTACGTGCCAGTCGAGGCTGATATGTCGAACTCTCCTCTTACAAGAATCCGAACGAATCACTATTCTGATGTAGTCGCCGACGATCTGAAACTGTACGTAGGCCCTACTATCTATCCGGAATCGCGCGTAGACGAATACGTTTTCCACGCTATAAAGAAAACTTTAGAGAGTATCGTTTACAAGTCCTTTGTAGATGGTGATATCAATGAAATATCTATGCCTAAATTCCACGACATGTACCTTTTTGACGGCGTTATTTTCGTTATTTGTGTAAACATGGCTTCGCGCTGTTGGATCGACGAAGCTTTAACCATTGCTAATTCTAAATTGCAAATCAATTTGAAATCTACCGAATACAGGGGAGCCGTTGGAATTGTAAGTATGGTAGTCAAAACATATTTGGATACTGAAGAGGTCATATCGATTCTTCAATCGAACAATCCTCGACTTCGAACTAAATATTGGAGGATTATAAGCACAGTCCGAGCCAAGGCGAAGTTAGACGTAGTATTACAAATTGATAAGCTCTCCGCTCAAGTCATCAGAAGTACTGACTTCAACTCTTTCGTAGGCGACAATGCTGTTCAATTCCAGCTAGGTCATTTACAGTCCCTCCTCAAACCACTGTCCGGTATGGAAAAACTAAGCAAAAAACAGGAGAAGAAACTAATGAAAGCTAACACAACAAAAAGAGAAGTTGAAGTCAAAATATCTACTGAATTCACTTTTGAAGAGCTCAAAACTGAACTGAAACGAAAGTTCCCCGATTTGAGAATCGATGACTCTTTGGGACTTAAGGATAGCAAAAATCTAATTGAACATATTTCCATGAATCATTCAGAAAACGCATCCGATTTAGATCCAAAGATCGTTGAGCGTGATTGCTTGAAATTATCACCAGTAGAAATAGACGAAGTGTGTAAAATGGTGGTGAAAATACCAGCTGAGATCCTACCTAAGGAGCGAGAGGATTTGAATCTGATTTTCGATCTGTTGGAAGATCAAAATCCGGGTCTGAACACAGAGCTGTGGACAGTTACTAACGATTTCGGAAATTATGAGAAGGGGAAATTTATTCTTTCTATTGACAAGCAATCGGCTTCTGTGATTCGTAGTAACCAATTCTCTCCGATGGTTGTTGGTCACAAGTTGAAGTTTCTGTTGTAA
- the LOC134802309 gene encoding uncharacterized protein LOC134802309 isoform X2, producing the protein MLLKKYFQSIEMDKAKTRQESLANGDNMEDSVDDDVQVLSGSLEPDVNLELEKLKLEHLKLQEAQVLCKHRMLLLKQAEKKSSTSSRQLLPDGRIVVRTIDKSEVNDADGSFGAGAGDASSPELCSCEQKCWDSDGVASTASTCVLCSDDTRKKNSPDKSDSKCTQKTDSHVGSKATFSKHSKVTDGTSKNRRCKKSKSSCDTVKYADFYSDSEDEADETYRLIQLRNTDYADIIEDQLKIVIALAGYPKSKMRLRNLELFQRSIAEVMDMQIKAGLLKTVPYFLDYYLNRGALVCICRDIDTRNWIIRVSPGLQERMASNLILLKSKIKRLCLAYLKIPRSTWPTTAQDTFKLLQYFNPTLKTDAWRIYSQKRLDDVEYTSFLIDRVSGEIIRGATFKNVIDYAQMEFELTGYTEIYYECLMSDMKEDLHSVSSRVKLLNELRGEDTPRNISDCSLRKPLSGEDAQNDDVKKQDENENATEIYFVEFPDKEDGNKVNITELKNNDYDVLNNKLKDVNYRNEKSEMIIWSEEINNNSKDVANEDKQMPASESIDAESEKTESIAESTENLIRSNSNVNIDSNRGIAYHRRTNYLHVETELKIAITLDGYPQNKLEGTHIRRLKQLFKEYLHRDMKQQRFANLIIPKFQDIYLSNGAVIYICDSLETKDYLTEVLPKFVNSTGWKLIFRDIKTLVRYTRVVLRLPKALASVESAEIISKLQEKYPGLKPDCWKYYSDVAGKQKRQFGVDPVSLEIIKSPDFDPEYDGEKLSFRIIDRQKRDSCFEENQDYEDENENKEVKEKILKLLYVPVEADMSNSPLTRIRTNHYSDVVADDLKLYVGPTIYPESRVDEYVFHAIKKTLESIVYKSFVDGDINEISMPKFHDMYLFDGVIFVICVNMASRCWIDEALTIANSKLQINLKSTEYRGAVGIVSMVVKTYLDTEEVISILQSNNPRLRTKYWRIISTVRAKAKLDVVLQIDKLSAQVIRSTDFNSFVGDNAVQFQLGHLQSLLKPLSGMEKLSKKQEKKLMKANTTKREVEVKISTEFTFEELKTELKRKFPDLRIDDSLGLKDSKNLIEHISMNHSENASDLDPKIVERDCLKLSPVEIDEVCKMVVKIPAEILPKEREDLNLIFDLLEDQNPGLNTELWTVTNDFGNYEKGKFILSIDKQSASVIRSNQFSPMVVGHKLKFLL; encoded by the coding sequence AGCTCACCCGAACTGTGCAGTTGCGAGCAGAAGTGCTGGGACTCCGACGGCGTCGCCTCCACCGCCTCCACTTGCGTACTCTGCTCCGATGATACCAGAAAAAAGAACTCGCCAGATAAGTCTGATAGCAAATGTACTCAGAAAACAGATAGTCATGTAGGCAGTAAGGCCACGTTCAGTAAGCATAGCAAAGTCACTGATGGTACTAGTAAGAACCGTAGATGTAAAAAGTCTAAAAGTAGCTGCGATACTGTTAAATACGCTGATTTCTACAGCGATAGCGAGGATGAAGCGGACGAGACGTATAGGCTCATACAGTTGAGGAACACCGATTATGCAGATATTATAGAAGACCAGTTGAAAATTGTCATAGCGCTCGCCGGCTATCCCAAGTCAAAAATGCGTCTCAGGAATTTGGAACTCTTTCAACGATCCATCGCCGAGGTTATGGATATGCAAATCAAGGCCGGTCTTTTAAAAACCGTACCTTACTTCCTAGATTACTATTTGAACAGGGGCGCTCTTGTCTGCATTTGTAGGGACATTGATACTAGGAACTGGATAATCAGGGTTTCACCAGGCCTGCAAGAACGCATGGCTTCCAACCTTATTCTGCTCAAGTCTAAGATCAAGAGGTTATGCCTAGCTTACCTGAAGATACCTCGCTCAACCTGGCCGACGACTGCCCAGGACACGTTCAAACTGTTACAGTATTTCAATCCTACATTGAAAACTGATGCGTGGAGAATTTACTCGCAAAAGAGGCTTGATGATGTTGAATACACTTCGTTTCTGATAGACAGGGTTTCTGGTGAAATTATTCGAGGCGCCACCTTTAAAAATGTTATAGATTATGCGCAAATGGAGTTTGAACTGACCGGGTACACCGAAATTTACTATGAATGTCTAATGTCCGATATGAAAGAAGATCTGCACAGCGTTTCGTCGAGAGTGAAGCTCTTGAACGAACTTAGAGGGGAAGATACACCCAGAAATATTTCTGACTGCAGTTTAAGAAAACCTCTGTCTGGTGAAGACGCACAAAATGACGATGTAAAGAAACAAGACGAGAATGAGAAcgcaacagaaatatattttGTAGAATTTCCCGATAAAGAAGATGGTAATAAAGTGAACATCACTGAATTGAAAAATAATGATTACGAtgtattgaataataaacttaagGACGTTAATTACAGAAACGAAAAGAGTGAAATGATCATTTGGTCGGAGGAAATTAACAATAACAGTAAAGATGTTGCCAATGAGGACAAGCAAATGCCCGCTTCAGAATCTATAGATGCAGAATCTGAAAAGACTGAATCTATTGCTGAAAGCACCGAGAACCTAATCAGGAGCAACAGCAATGTAAACATAGATAGTAACCGGGGTATCGCTTACCACAGAAGAACGAACTACCTTCATGTGGAAACAGAATTGAAAATCGCAATCACTCTCGACGGTTACCCACAGAACAAACTCGAAGGCACGCATATCAGGAGGCTGAAGCAACTCTTCAAAGAGTATTTACACAGAGATATGAAACAACAGCGTTTCGCTAATCTAATCATCCCAAAATTCCAAGACATTTACCTGTCTAACGGCGCTGTGATATACATTTGTGATAGTTTAGAGACCAAGGATTACTTGACAGAGGTATTACCAAAATTCGTCAATTCTACCGGCTGGAAGCTAATATTTAGAGACATTAAAACACTAGTTAGATACACGAGAGTCGTTCTGCGACTGCCAAAAGCACTTGCCAGTGTAGAATCTGCTGAAATAATATCAAAGCTTCAAGAGAAATACCCTGGTTTGAAACCGGATTGCTGGAAGTATTATTCTGATGTAGCTGGCAAACAGAAGCGGCAGTTCGGCGTCGATCCCGTGTCTCTAGAAATAATCAAAAGCCCGGATTTTGATCCGGAATATGACGGCGAGAAACTTAGCTTCAGGATAATCGATAGGCAGAAACGCGACTCTTGCTTCGAAGAGAACCAGGATTACGAAGATGAAAACGAGAATAAGGAGGTGAAAGAGAAAATTTTGAAACTATTGTACGTGCCAGTCGAGGCTGATATGTCGAACTCTCCTCTTACAAGAATCCGAACGAATCACTATTCTGATGTAGTCGCCGACGATCTGAAACTGTACGTAGGCCCTACTATCTATCCGGAATCGCGCGTAGACGAATACGTTTTCCACGCTATAAAGAAAACTTTAGAGAGTATCGTTTACAAGTCCTTTGTAGATGGTGATATCAATGAAATATCTATGCCTAAATTCCACGACATGTACCTTTTTGACGGCGTTATTTTCGTTATTTGTGTAAACATGGCTTCGCGCTGTTGGATCGACGAAGCTTTAACCATTGCTAATTCTAAATTGCAAATCAATTTGAAATCTACCGAATACAGGGGAGCCGTTGGAATTGTAAGTATGGTAGTCAAAACATATTTGGATACTGAAGAGGTCATATCGATTCTTCAATCGAACAATCCTCGACTTCGAACTAAATATTGGAGGATTATAAGCACAGTCCGAGCCAAGGCGAAGTTAGACGTAGTATTACAAATTGATAAGCTCTCCGCTCAAGTCATCAGAAGTACTGACTTCAACTCTTTCGTAGGCGACAATGCTGTTCAATTCCAGCTAGGTCATTTACAGTCCCTCCTCAAACCACTGTCCGGTATGGAAAAACTAAGCAAAAAACAGGAGAAGAAACTAATGAAAGCTAACACAACAAAAAGAGAAGTTGAAGTCAAAATATCTACTGAATTCACTTTTGAAGAGCTCAAAACTGAACTGAAACGAAAGTTCCCCGATTTGAGAATCGATGACTCTTTGGGACTTAAGGATAGCAAAAATCTAATTGAACATATTTCCATGAATCATTCAGAAAACGCATCCGATTTAGATCCAAAGATCGTTGAGCGTGATTGCTTGAAATTATCACCAGTAGAAATAGACGAAGTGTGTAAAATGGTGGTGAAAATACCAGCTGAGATCCTACCTAAGGAGCGAGAGGATTTGAATCTGATTTTCGATCTGTTGGAAGATCAAAATCCGGGTCTGAACACAGAGCTGTGGACAGTTACTAACGATTTCGGAAATTATGAGAAGGGGAAATTTATTCTTTCTATTGACAAGCAATCGGCTTCTGTGATTCGTAGTAACCAATTCTCTCCGATGGTTGTTGGTCACAAGTTGAAGTTTCTGTTGTAA